From one Nocardioides yefusunii genomic stretch:
- a CDS encoding ABC transporter ATP-binding protein, protein MTSIAVRSVTKRFGPSGTPPVLGSIDLEIGAGQFVALLGSSGCGKTTLLRTIGGLETASGGTITVDGRSVTGGASERRKALADVGFVFQEHNLLPWRTALENVALPLQSRKVAKATRTAKAGEMLELVGLSHAADKLPHEMSGGMRQRVAIARALAYDPGVLLMDEPFGALDAQTRDNLNLELQRIWLEARKTVVFVTHSISEAVFLADRVVVMQAQPGRVVADVTIDLARSRGADVMATPEFARYTGLLRDALDGHDAPALNDPAPNATEEKSA, encoded by the coding sequence ATGACATCGATCGCGGTGCGCTCAGTCACCAAGCGCTTCGGCCCCTCCGGCACTCCGCCGGTGCTCGGCAGCATCGACCTGGAGATCGGCGCGGGCCAGTTCGTGGCCCTGCTGGGTTCCTCCGGCTGCGGAAAGACCACCCTGCTGCGCACCATCGGTGGTCTGGAGACCGCCAGCGGAGGCACCATCACCGTCGACGGCCGCAGCGTCACCGGCGGCGCGTCCGAACGGCGCAAGGCGCTGGCCGACGTCGGCTTCGTGTTCCAGGAGCACAACCTGCTGCCGTGGCGCACGGCACTGGAGAACGTTGCCCTGCCGCTGCAGTCACGCAAGGTCGCCAAGGCCACCCGCACCGCCAAGGCCGGCGAGATGCTCGAACTCGTCGGGCTCTCCCACGCCGCCGACAAACTGCCGCACGAGATGTCGGGCGGCATGCGTCAGCGGGTCGCGATCGCTCGGGCGCTGGCCTACGACCCCGGCGTCCTGCTGATGGACGAACCCTTCGGTGCCCTCGACGCCCAGACCCGCGACAACCTCAACCTCGAGCTGCAGCGGATCTGGCTGGAGGCCCGGAAGACGGTCGTCTTCGTGACCCACTCGATCTCCGAGGCCGTCTTCCTGGCCGACCGCGTCGTCGTCATGCAGGCCCAGCCCGGTCGCGTCGTCGCCGACGTGACGATCGACCTGGCCCGCTCCCGAGGAGCCGACGTGATGGCGACGCCCGAGTTCGCCCGCTACACCGGCCTGCTGCGCGACGCCCTCGACGGCCACGACGCTCCGGCCCTGAACGATCCGGCCCCGAACGCGACCGAGGAGAAGTCCGCATGA
- a CDS encoding ABC transporter permease, whose translation MKRTSTFVDRWLVFVTTPLLALVIIGGWEAYVRLSGVSHFVLPGPGDVFAALKTQITDPYVWTEHVWTTFVETVFGLLIGAAIGIASGFAIGKSRILDLVLRPFLVLIQVTPKVALAPLFVLWFGFGESSKIALAALVCFFPLMVNTAFGIQSLPQGHGDMATSIGAGRWFRFARVELPHTMAYILAGLEQAVVLATIGAIVGEYLGGDKGLGRYALNLQSNLQIDLLFGAIVLMAVYGLVLYVATTSLKKVLIPWHESVRLTSRPSK comes from the coding sequence ATGAAGCGCACCAGCACCTTCGTCGACCGGTGGTTGGTCTTCGTCACCACCCCGCTCCTGGCCCTCGTGATCATCGGTGGCTGGGAGGCCTACGTCCGTCTCAGCGGCGTCTCGCACTTCGTGCTGCCGGGCCCGGGCGACGTGTTCGCGGCCCTGAAGACCCAGATCACCGACCCCTACGTGTGGACCGAGCACGTCTGGACGACGTTCGTGGAGACTGTCTTCGGGCTCCTGATCGGTGCAGCGATCGGCATCGCGTCGGGCTTCGCGATCGGCAAGTCCCGGATCCTCGACCTCGTCCTGCGTCCTTTCCTGGTGCTGATCCAGGTGACGCCCAAGGTCGCTCTCGCACCGCTGTTCGTGCTCTGGTTCGGCTTCGGGGAATCCTCCAAGATCGCCCTCGCCGCGCTGGTCTGCTTCTTCCCGCTGATGGTCAACACCGCCTTCGGCATCCAGTCCTTGCCGCAGGGACACGGGGACATGGCGACCTCCATCGGGGCGGGCCGCTGGTTCCGGTTCGCCCGGGTCGAACTGCCGCACACGATGGCCTACATTCTCGCCGGGCTGGAGCAGGCCGTCGTGCTGGCCACGATCGGCGCGATCGTCGGCGAGTACCTCGGCGGCGACAAGGGCCTGGGCCGCTACGCGCTCAACCTCCAGAGCAACCTCCAGATCGACCTGCTCTTCGGCGCGATCGTGCTGATGGCCGTCTACGGCCTCGTCCTCTACGTGGCGACCACGTCGCTGAAGAAGGTCCTCATTCCGTGGCACGAGTCGGTCCGTCTGACCTCGCGTCCCAGCAAGTGA